The genomic DNA GCCGTAACAGGATTTTTTATCATAATATCTTTCGCCCTTATCAGATCAGGCACAGTCCATATTCTGTTTTTTCCTACGAAATTACTGACAAATTCATTAATGGGCTCTTTTAATATATTTTCCGGAGTATCAGCCTGTACTATTTCACCGTTATTCATAATACAGATTCTATCGGCAATTTTTACAGCTTCATCCATATCGTGAGTAACGAAAACTATGGTTTTTTTCATTTTTTCCTGAAGAGCAATAAGCTCCTGCTGAAGCTGGTTTCTGCTGATAGGATCCAGTGCAGAAAACGGCTCATCCATAAGAATAATATCGGGATCGTATGCGAATGCCCTTGCGACACCTACTCTCTGCATCTGTCCTCCGCTGAGCTGTGCAGGGAACCGATACAGATATTCATCAGGATCCAGATCGATCATTTTCATTAATTCCACTGTTTTTTTAGAAATTTCGTCGCTTTTTACATGTTCCAGCCTTGGTATAATCTCGATATTTTCTTTTACTGTCATATGTGGAAAAAGACCGGTCTGCTGGATAACATATCCAATTTTTCTACGCAGCTTTATAATATCTTTTTTTTCGATATTTTCATCGTTTATAAAAATATGTCCTGAAGTGGGGTGAATAAGTCTGTTAATCATTTTCAGAGTGGTGGTCTTCCCGCATCCGCTGGGGCCTATGAGAACTGTGAGTTCTCCGCTATTGATATTTAAATTAATATTATTCAAAACTTTTTGATTTCTGAAACTTTTGTTGATATTTTGAAATTTTATCATTTAAAAATACCTCCTTTTTAGTTTTTTGAAAGCTACTTCTTTTTGAATATGAGAATTTTCAGTTATTTATAAGATAATAACTTAGTTTATAAAGGTGTACTTTCTGTTTAAAACCTTTATTAATGATAACATAGATAGAATGACTTGTCAAAATTTCAATATTATAAAAATTTTATATAAATAATTTATTTATTTATTTTAAATTTTATAATTAAAGAAATTAATTTTTTAAAAAATGAAAAAATTGATTAATTATAAAGTGATCATTCTAATTTTAAAAATGGTTTGAATAGTGTAAGTGTGATAAATGAAAAATAAATTTATGTTTTGGATTAGGCTGTAAATTTAAGGAAATAAATATAAAAATATTAATTTTTCAAAGTGACTGCATATGAAATAAAATTAAAAAAAATGAAAATGTATTTTTGAAAATGTGAAGAGGCTGGGGGTATAGGCATTTAACAAAGAAAAAATGAAATATTTTAAAACAGTTTTACAGAAAAAAGCTGTATTATATAAACAGATTATCACGGCGGAAAAATAATACAGCTTTATAAATTATTACTTTACTACTTTTATGCTTACATCAATGACTCCTTTATTAACATCGGCAATTCT from Sebaldella termitidis ATCC 33386 includes the following:
- a CDS encoding ABC transporter ATP-binding protein; the protein is MIKFQNINKSFRNQKVLNNINLNINSGELTVLIGPSGCGKTTTLKMINRLIHPTSGHIFINDENIEKKDIIKLRRKIGYVIQQTGLFPHMTVKENIEIIPRLEHVKSDEISKKTVELMKMIDLDPDEYLYRFPAQLSGGQMQRVGVARAFAYDPDIILMDEPFSALDPISRNQLQQELIALQEKMKKTIVFVTHDMDEAVKIADRICIMNNGEIVQADTPENILKEPINEFVSNFVGKNRIWTVPDLIRAKDIMIKNPVTAGSDEPLCNCIEKMRKSKVDSIFIVDSNDKLEGLITIRTLNDVHSHNVKASEVMNKSLFTIYEDYSIINLLQLIIDNNLSAIPVVDRRQRLKGLITPGTLVTSLGMQYLDNENEKAGDNNELS